The nucleotide window TGTGTGAATCCTGGAGACATCAGCAGAGCCAGATATGATCAAGGTTGCGCTGTGCGACTTGCCTTATTTAAAAGGCCATCCATTTGAATTCCTGCCTGCATTCACAGTTTGTCACCTATAGAGTGGGAACGAGTGGTGGACGCCAGCAATGTGCAACTAGAGATGAAGCCTGCCATTTCAGATATGCACCAAATGTTGCCGTGTTATTGATCCGATAATCGGATTATGTGCTGAGGTATGCCAGTCTGGGCCACTGTCACAATTTAACGGCTGTtatgtttgacccccccccccccccgctagaGAGCAGCCAACTATGTGATTGACTCTAAGCTGAGGATGCATGTAGAGTAATGAAATTAGAAGAGTTTACTGGGGGTGGTGTTCATCTCAGTTTCCCATGCCATGCATTTTATGGCATTTTCACACTAGTATTGTCACTGGGTCTCAGGGTCTCCTTTTCACACCGCATTCTCCCGGATCTACTCCATAGTTAGCATGCACCACCAGCTATTGTCCAATTATATTACTTAGATGGCGGTAAACACTACATAGCATTACAAATGTCCATCACACTTTTAACAGGCTGCATGAGAAAACCACTGCATATTTCTCCATTTGGGATACTGATGGTTGAAGTGTTAGTATAGTGAGTATTATTGACAATACAATTTGTGGAATCTGTATTTACTTACTGAAAAGGAACAATTAGTAAGCCTAGAAGAATGCTGCCCTCTTCTGGTGTAGTTATAAAACTGCAAATCAGCAAGAAAGTGAGTGAGGATTTTCAATCAAACAATCAGGAAtccggaatcaggaatcaggaaacatttattgccaaaatatgtcaaacatacaaggaatttgtcttggcggatgGTTtatgacagtagacagtgtaacaatagacaacaagacagcagtgcacaagtaataaaataaagtaagatgaaatgctaatgcaatgggttagtagaataaggctatgggttagtataaaacaagggaataaagttaaagttaaaaatgtaaaatattttaaaaagttaaaaaatattaagcataaagtgcactagcgaacaagtaacaaagtgacgagtgacgacaaagtgataaattacaattaaagtgacatgtgcagtgtgaaggggagtgaccggtggagtgttatagtcagtccgtgggggaccgggctctgttgatcagcccgactgccgacgggaagaaactgttggtgtggcgggaggtcttagtcctgatggacctcagcctcctgccagatggaaggggcacaaccatctccactttCTTCAGAGccttgagctccaggttgttctggctgcaccacgacaccagatggtcagactcccacctgtaggcggactcatccccaccagagattagtccaatgagggtggtgtcatccgcaaacttcaggagctttacggactggaggtgcagctgttggtgtacagggagaagagcagaggggaaagaacgcagcgcagatgtttccccagcttcacgtgctgcttcctgtcagacaggaagtctgtgatctacttgcaggtggagtcgggcacgtgtagctgagagactttgtcctgcagcagagacgggatgatggtgttgaaggcagagctgaagtgcacaaacaggatcctggcgtaggttcctggggactccagatgctggaggatgtagtggagggccatgttgacagcatcgaccacctgttggctctgtaggcgaacttcagggggtccaggaggggctcggtgagggacttcaggtgggtcaggactagccgttcaaaagacttcatgactacagaggtcagggcgacgggcctgtggtcattgagtcctgtgatcctggccttcttgggaacagggatgatggtggaggccttgaagcaggctggtacgtggcatgtctccagagaggtgttgaagatgtcagtgaacaccagagacagctggtcagcacaatgcttcagggagtgaggggaaacggagtccggaccggctgccttacggggatttagtcttttaaagagccggttaacgtctctctccagaatagagagggtcgttgctggtggggaaggggaaggagatatagatgaagaggcgtgagcacctgatgggctgggggagggaggggagggggactgcagcaggttggtggagctgtgggggatgggatcaggacattgtctttcaaatctgcagtagaactcattcagctcgtctgccaagcagaggtcattcatggagtggggggtttttggcttgtagttagtgaggtgtttgaggcctctccaaaccgaagcagagtcacttgctgagaactgttgttggagtttctcagagtacagtcgtttagcgtctctcaccgccttgctaaacttgtattttgactctgtacaagtctttgtccccactcctaaatgcctgatccttctgcaggcgtgtCGTCTTACTTGTGACTGACCGTCAATGCATCTGTGTGAGGAATACTGCTCTGCAGAGATTGGGAGCAGACGTACGAACGCACTCAAGTTTAGAAAAAGTAAGAAAGACGGGTCTGGCAGCTGCAAAACAGAAAGGTggtaatgcatttattttaaccTTTGGTTAAGGCTCATTATTTTACGCCCCAAAATGCACTTCTATAGAACACACTTATGACTGAGAAAATGAAGATACTGCCTATATTTCGATGATGtaatgctcataaaacactTTGGGTGTGTGTTAGTTTCGACTAGTGTAGTTAGTTTCGACAAATcttaaaaatgttgaaaatgtttgttACAGTAATGTGGACCGTGTATTGCATCATATGTTGTGCAAAAGTAGTTTTGGAAAAACCCTCATGTGATTTAATCCATGTACTGTTCCTGGCTTGACTTTAAATAAGGGAAGTGAGTTTTAAGTATTTCCCAGACAGCTTGTTTAACTTGTGCTGTCCGTCACTTTGTCAGTTTCAGTTCATGTAAAGCTGCATTAGTGTCAGTGTTATATCCACTGAAATAAATGCACCAGAAAGAACTGATTTGCTCGATTCAGTTTCAGACATATCGCATACTGTGTAACTCTATCTACAAATCAATGAGCTCCTGCACACGCAACTGCCCATCTTGGAGGTGGGTTCTCCGTACAAAAACATCCACACAGGCTTTACTCTCACTTCTTTCTCGAGGTCGATCACACAAGCACTCAGAAACCTTGAGCTATGAACTTTGCGTTGTGCTGACCCGTGAACCATTATTGACTGTTGCTTTATAGTATgtgagataataataataaaacttgcTCTCTGCTCTTTTCAAACTGTGGGCCAGCATTTCCAAAGCTTTTTATAATGTGTGCTCGGGAGTACTACACATTATCCATGAATGTCGTGTATACATTAGTTATACGGGCCATATTTGTGAGTGATAAGTATTCTTTACTTTTGatacttttaatataattttcaaAAGATTATTTGGTATTCTTATTCAAAAACTTTTATGAAGGCTTTCAAATTGCTAAAGAGGACATTGTGGTATTAAGTCAATTATCTGACTTGTTCCACAACTTTTTATGAGCACGTTTTGGAAGGTTGTAGGATTCAAACATCAACAACCTGCTATAATAGATACAAAAGCAGCAGCCCTGTTTCTGCTCCTATTAGTTTCGTGCAGGATTATTTTCATAGCTTTTATAAAAGAACCTCAATCATTTACACAAAACAGGACATCTTGCATATCTGAGAAACTGCAGACTAACTAAGTAGAAACAAGAGGCTGAGTTTACTGTTTAATCTGTAAACTTTGAGCTTAGCTTTGACTTTTTCAGCCTCTTTATGGTCTTAAGTCTTGTGACAGACATGCAGCCAAGCAAAGAGACAACAGGCAAGCAAAAACCCCTACCATggaaaaatgaatatgaatacattGTTGATACAAGATTTTATTCGACTTTCAACCCACACATTGTTTCCACCATGTATTGGAAGAGAAATCAATTTATGAAGTAAATTCCCAgcttctgtttctgtttgtttgttcttcacctggtctctttttttgtgattgACTGGAGAATAGTACTCATGCTCCTGACAATAACGGAAATGTGAAATTTGCTGAGCAATTCAATTCTTATGTTGAAAACAGGATGTGGAGACCggaaaggaaattaaaaacaacTGTGTTTGAGTTTGGTTTTAAGTTGCAGAGCTTTCCAGTATAATTAGTGGGTGACGGCATGACAGGAATCACGAAGCGGTGTTTTTTTCACATGATGGCATCCCGATGACTGGCTGAGAAAACGATAacgaaaatgaattaaaatgcaCTGTAATGTAAGGTACTTCTTCTATGACCTCGATACACGTTTCCCAAAAGCATGGCATCACaagacatgtttttttatgCATCACTCACTTATTCCCTATTTCAATGATTTACTCTCTCTTCCTTCATATTTTATGAGCGGCTGACCGCCACCTGACGGGACGTAATGCATTTCATAACACGACGGCAGCTATAAAAGTATGTCTACCTAACGCAGCCCTGCATTACCCACAGGTGGATATACCTCTGCTCCCTTATCACACAACGTAGAAGCAGGTAAGCAAACATGCATCGACAGACAAGCAGGCTCTTCCTGTAATGCAAGCGCAGCCATCCAAACGAACAAACCGAAAGAATGTGAGGGAGGGATAGATGACAGATTCAAAGAAACGGGGAAACACGTCTGTTACTGTGGCAGAAGGCATGTGACGCCCAACGTCACGGCAGTTAGCGTTTGCTTAAAGTTCAGTCTCAACCTGTGTGGTTTCCTGCAAGTCACACTGTTTTTCTGCTTTCGTGTCGTTCAGGATGAAACTGTTGCTGGTTGCTGCTGCGCTGGCAGCGGCCAGCTGTGCCAGCTGTGCCAGCATTTCTCTGGAAGACCTGGAGTTTCACGCCTGGAAACTCAAGTTTGGTAAGATATTCTTATAAGAGTTTCTTTTATTGTAGTCCGTTGTCAAGTGTAGTAGATCATGTTCAGGTTTCCGTGAAAGTACTGCCTGTGTGTTCTCGGTTACACAGCctacatttcctttgttagctAATACTGGGAGATCTGGAATAAGGATTAATAATTCATCACAGACTATTTCCTCCTCTGATTGGCAGGAAGGTCCTACAACTCTCCAGCAGAGGAGGCTCAACGCAGGGAAATCTGGCTCAGCAACCGCAAACTGGTGCTGGTGCACAACATGCTGGCAGATCAGGGCATCAAGTCCTATCGCCTCGGCATGACCTTCTTTGCTGACATGGTAAGCCCACGCGGACAAACATGTGGTTTCTGCCATTATTTGGCTTTTCACTTTCTACCTTTGTGATTATAAGGGTCATCAGTATCATTTGGTTGCAGTCAGCTTGTGAGGATACAgtacgttttggatgaagaccTAATCAAGTGACTGAATGAGGTACTGAATTTGATCCCTCTTCAGGAAAATGAAGAGTACAAAAGCCTGATTTCCATGGGCTGCTTAGGCACCTTCAACGCGTCTCTGCCTCGCCGGGGCTCCGCTTTCTTTCGGCTGACGAAAGGAGCTGATCTGCCCAAATCTGTTGACTGGAGGGACAAGGGATACGTCACTGATGTCAAGGATCAGAAACAGTGTGGCTCCTGCTGGGCCTTCAGTGCGGTATGTACTACAACAAGCGGGGGTCTTCTCTTTTGGGTAATGCGGGAAACACAACCGTCTTCTGATGTCAATCCCATGATGTTTTCATTCAGACTGGCTCGCTAGAGGGTCAGACCTTCAGGAAGACAGGGAAGCTGGTGTCTCTGAGCGAGCAGCAGCTGGTCGACTGCTCCAGCAGCTACGGCAACATGGGCTGCAATGGAGGCCTGATGGACTACGCATTCAAGTACATCCAAGACAACGGAGGGATAGACACAGAGGACTCATACCCGTATGAAGCTGAGGTAAATGGAAAGCAGTGTGATTGATACATCTTTATAATACAGCATCCAGTGTCACAGCTGCCGATGGAAATGAGTGCATTAAGACCACAGCCATCTGTATAATAGATATCCAACAGCGCCATCTTGTGGACAGAAGTAACGGTGGTAAGAGGCGTACTGTAATTGCAAGGCCTGTTCATTGACAAGTCCATCTCTCAAAAGACTTTACCATGAACACTCTTGAAACCTTTTCTTCCATTACTTGGGTATCTGGCATGTTACTAACCCTCAAACTGTGAAATAATACAACAGTCAGATAACATGCGGTTTAACAAGCCATTCAGAATCGTCTCCCCTTTCTATTTCCCATGCGGGcttatttcacattttttaaattcttattattattttgtatgtcaaaacattgtaaatatacttaaaacaatgtttaaatTGCTGGTAACATTTTCTCTCAATTAGGATGGTCAGTGTCGTTACAATCCCGCCAACAGCGGGGCCACGTGCACAGGCTACGTCGATGTGACACAAGGCGACGAGGATGCACTAAAGGAGGCCGTGGCCACCATTGGACCCGTGTCCGTCGCCATCGATGCTTCTCCGCCGTCCTTCCAGCTGTACGACTCAGGTGAACAGTTTAAAACACTGCGTTCTCGTCAAATGCAGAATAAAAGgagtcttgggggggggggctatcgTTATGCCTGTCTAATCCGTGGTTTCGTGTTACAAGGAGTGTATGATGAGCCACAGTGCAGCAGCTCAGAGCTGGACCACGGTGTTCTGGCTGTGGGTTACGGGAGTGACAACGGACGCGACTACTGGCTGGTAAAGAACAGGTAAACTACCACATCTTTTGCTCTTTGACTAAAGGAACGGAATTCCTGTCAAAACTCGTGGTCACAGGCAGCAGTAGGCGGACATCCTATTTATAACTCCACATTGCACGAGTTGTTACAGATCATTTTGTCCTTGCGTAGAGCCATTGCTTAATGAGTGTGTTCCTGTAGCTGGGGTCATGGATGGGGAGACAAGGGCTACATCATGATGACCAGGAACAAGCACAACCAGTGTGGAATCGCCACTGCATCGAGTTACCCCCTGGTGTGAGCAGGTGAGCGGAGACTTCCTTCCCTTGCAAACACATACTATTAAAACAAGTCAAAGAAGTCAAACTTCTAGGTGTCTGCACAGATGCACGTGAAAGAATGAACGTGCATTGCACTTTGATGGCAATGAACAGTTTTTTCTGTGCTTATTGTTTTTCAGGTCCAGGACGtttctcagtgaggaggagaaaagggaattGTCTTTAATTGTATAACAAAACTGAGTTTATTTTATTGGTAGGATCTTTCTTCTGTATCtgcaattgtttttgtttgactaAGACTGTAATCAAATGTAGATTTTTTACAATGagaattgcaaaaaaataaacatgtagGTTATTACGATTTTGTGGCTTTTCATTGTCCACAAAGTTGTTCTAAAGTGTTGCTCAAGAGACCTTTACAGTCTCGGGCCAAAGATAAAAGCTGTGGTGAGTTTCAGACGTTGAAAGGAATATCTCCTCTTCGGTCTCCTCTTTGAACTTTTTGCTCGATCAGATAGCATTTCCTTGCGGTATCGACAGTCACTTTCTGTGGTTTCTAAGAAGATCTTGCAAGTGAGAAATGATACACTTTTCTGGGGTTGAAAATCCTTTATGGCAAAAAAAAGGCCATTAGGAATGTTATGCTTTTTGGCATCTGTTACCGTCAATATATACTTTCAAGATCAGCCGTTCCTTTTATCTCATCTTCCTTCTGTGACACTCAAGCCACCCGAGGATCGGTTACCATTTAACCTGTGCTCtgagaaattaaatgaaaaaaaaaagtttcattgTCATCTTTTGCAAACAGTGATGGAATACtaaaggtgtttttttcaattcatcATGTGACTCCAGAGTGTGTGAATAAGTCATAAGCAATACACCCAGCACAAAATGCCAATCAAACTCAATCACTCAATATAACCACATTTTGTTGGCCTGGACAGTTTAGTGATGGCTGACTGTTTATTCCCAGccaatattcattttatttttcagcagAATCTTTACCTTTCAGaaagttattttatttcacgTTTGTGACCACCAATAAATATGCGGCATAAACCTACAGTGGTTGATACTAATTTGCAAAAAGCACATTATAAAGTAATACGATAATTAAATTCTTCTTTAAACAGTATTTGTGAtactttttttggttttgcgtGTAATCCAACTAAACAGCGGTACTTAAGTCATTATTCCTAAATATCTATCGAACCATAAGCGGAGGAGGGTTGCTTCACTCAACTGTAATCCATAAAGTCTGCTATAAATAAACGcctaatttatttttcttcatctgTCCGGGGTTATTCACCCCAACTGCATTTAGTAGCACGGAATAAAGCTGAAGAAAGACGTGACTTTGCTTAGTTGCAAAGCACAGTGCAAATAACACAGACTCCTCAATCTGGCTTTGGGTATTTGCTGAAAAATAAATTACTTCTAAAAGTCATCAGTGAGAAAATTTTCACCTTTCCACAGATGACATCTGTTttagtcgccccccccccaatgtaATTAATAGAATTCTATTAAGTGATTGAAATTTTACCCACGCTAAATGTCATATCATTTCTGGGTGTGATAATATTTGATGGGGAGGACGGACAAACATTCAGGCAGGTAtgcagagggtggggggggcatatTAGGGGATTTAATCAGCTTGTGTGACAAAATGTGACCTTGACATCTTACTTTTTCTTCCCCCGGTTGAggcaagcagcagcagcagcagcagcaagagctGCGGTGTGGAAGCAAACACGCACAGCCAATTTAATTGAAAGAGAGATTTAAATTATCTCTTGTCAGGCTATTCTTGTAACAGTAGACCCGGGGAAGTAAACCTTTTATCAGCACCGGAATGTGACAGTTTTCCGCCAATTAGGCCTGAATGATTGTTATCGAGTTATGTTATCACCATCttaccttttattttgacaagtATGATGGACAGCATTAGAAAGGGGAAAAAGCAAAGACGGAAAAGCTCCCGGAACACGACAAAGAAGGAGGTTGTGTATGAGGTGAGGCAAGTTAATTAGTTTTGCTAAATCCTCCTCAAACAGCAGAAGCCAATGTGACTCTACAAAAGGCCATTACTGGTAATCAATTTGAATCTGTTTTACCCATCCCAAGCAAACCAATTAGGCAATTTAATTTGGCTTTTTTGATTCACAGCATATCCACTGCACAGGGACAGGGCGTCCAAATCGCATCCAGCAGGGAGGGACAAGTGAAAACACTAGGAGGTGATGTTGTAAGAAAACAAGGCCATTGATTTGAGCGAGCCAGAGAAAacggaggaaaagagaaaaaaatacagaaagccTGGCAGGATGataaataagataagataattagttttattttgttaaacgGATCAGTGATCCTGCTGTGTTAATTTAGAACTGCCTTTAATCTTTAATAGCTTTAAGCTAAATCTACACTCGAACTGTGACTGCATATATGCAATacgtatataaatatatatatacatgtatatatattttttgacagAAGTTATTCTATAATGTCAGTAGATGGCAGTATTTGACTGCTGATGATCATCTGTGGAGTGAATCTTACAGTACATACAAACCTCCAAATATGCACATGTAGCACACATAAAGTACATACAAACCTCCAAatatgcacacaaaacacacatactgCATTTCCCTGCACCACTGAAACAATTAAACGCCTACAAAGCTCACGCCACACTGCTTGATCAACAATGTCACCACACAATTTCAGCAGATTGGCCGTTGGGTCAGTATGCAGCAACGCGCCAGTGAGCCGTGTCACACGTCCTGGCAAAACAAACTATGGATACAGACGGGGACACTTTTCTGTGTTATCCACCCCCCATTATTATGCCTTCCTCTGTGCGTGCAGCCCCTTgcatgcgtgtgagtgtgtgtttgggggggggggggggggggggggcggaagtcAGGTGGTCTGTCATGGTACAGTTGACATGTGAGGTTGTGACAGACAGAGTTCGGAATGAGCGGACACAGGGCTAATGCACATGCATCCACACAGgtcattttcttcatttttcaaatgaagAGCAAATAATTCATTCTCGCACATCCATCTTTGTCTTCTAAATCTTTCCTCATATTAAtccatttttttcccttctccatcctctcctaGCCAGCCGCCTTTTCGGTCTGAGAGAGGCGAGTGAAGCTAACCGCGTGAGAAAAACAGCTCTGGCAAGGCCAATTACACCCAGACAAAGCACTTTGCATGTTATTGTGTTAGGGATTCATGCTTGATTGACTGAATGGGTTCTAATGAGGCAGGGGAACGACGTGcaagaaaaggaagaagcacTCCTCAATCACCCACGCACTCActcagacagacacacgcaggtACAAACACACTTGCTGGTGCACATTTACAGCGCAAAGGTGAGCAATCACACCGCGCACATGGGAGCGCGCATACAGTGAAGATGCACGCAAGCCTGCACTAACGCAAGCGGTTCTCAGGTAACAGCTTTTAAGTATTGTGTGCATCTGTAAAGTGTGTGCAGTGGGTGGCAGATGAAGAGGAAATGGTGGAAAGGTAACTTGCTGGATTGCCTCTGCATATGCTCCAATGTGAAAACCTCACTCCCACAGGCACCCTTTTATAGTATCACTTCACTGGAGTTGGATATAGTAACAGATGGATTGGTAAAGCCTACAGCAGTGATAAAAAATGTCAGCCGTTATTCTTGTTGAGCCTGCGTAACAgatgttggttttatttctgtgttgtgttgtgtgccgGGCTTTGACTCAACTAAGCTTCGCATCTTTGAAGTTCTTTTATTCTCCCGTCTCAGGGGAATGAAGGTTGAAACAGATACTGCTAGCCACAGGCTAATGACGATAACAAATGCCAGCTATGATGTTTGCAAGATCACTGTCAACAAAATGCAAATTGAAAGAGAAATGAGCAACAACCCAAGTCCAGTCTTTGAATTCTAATGGGCTGGTAGTCTGTGTGCACAAGCACTTACATATATCTACTGTAATATGCATCATATGTCAATGCATTTGATTTCCACTCTTCGCCATCACTGACGGGCACTTGCGTGAGATTGTGTGACCTCTGAGCATTATTTACAGCGGCCTTCTCCttctttaattatttatttctgcGGGGACAATGCATACCAACCAACACTGTAAGTGAGCCAGCGTTAGCCAGAGAGGCTAAATTCCATCTACGGTCCTACGCCGGAGGTTTCAAGGCGGCCTGAATTTAAAAGTTCTCATATAGTAACGGATTTAAAATTCGTAGACAACAAATACCcagcaaaaggaaaagggcACGACAAACCAGAGCAGACATAACAGGCTGCAGAACAAACCCACCTACTGTACAAGCAGAGTGTAACAGTACAACAGTGAAGCACGTAACGTAcacataaaaaagggaaatagcAACACGAAACAAGACAAATGCACATAAAcaacctttttcttctttgtcctgccttacccccctcccctctgcttaGCCCTTTCTCTTCCGCAACCCTCTCGTTCATCATTTCTTGTCTCCCctactctcctccctctcagctCCGCCTCGTCCATCTCCCCCCCCGCGCCGTAACGAGGTCAGGGCGAGGGGTCAATTGCCTGGGCGCACCGCAGAGCATGTTCTTGAAGGAGAAGTCATGTATCTGCGCTCCTTCttatctttttgttttatatcgCCTGACAACTCTTTCCCACAGGAGTCAGCCCCGCTCTAACCCTGCAGAGACCCCGCATACCTGCGCGTACGAGGTTTTTTTGCATGCATGCACGTGTGTTAGCGCGTGTGGGTGGATGCGTCTCCGCGTTCTCCAGTTCTTCACGCTCCCTTTTAGCCCAGCCTTGTTTATTTGCCCTTGCTATTTCTTCCTGacccttttttctccttctggCTCTCCTCTATCGATAACCAAAGCTAATAAGGCAATTAAGTCCTAATTAAAGGAGTcttcagagagaggggaggtctCGGGCAACTTCATGAGAGCAATATGTTTACTCAAGTCTCTGGCGAGATCTCCCCCGCTGACTCCTGACATGCAAAAACAAAGTTCAACTAAATAATGAAAAGGGAGCGGAACGGTGCGCGCGCAGTCTGTTTCACTAATTCTTCAgatttctctctgtgtttgcaGCCCCTGAAGAAGCAGGTGACACAAGGTAACTACCTAATTTGTTCAGCTCCAAGTGTATCCAACCAGCGTCAGCCCACTCATTGTTGTCAAATTTGCCAGCGCGGATCAAAGAGCGCTGTGCAGCGTGGCAGCCAGGTTGCCTCGGTTTGGCACGCGGAATCAAAGTCGTGGATTAAGGGaaaagtgggggagggggttcaAGGCCATGTGACAGGCGCTCATCTTCTCTTTAGGATGTGAGCTGCTTGTCACAAGGGTTTGTGATGTCAGAGGTTCCCTTACATTCCGTTGCGTGCGATCACTGTTTGCACTTGTAGTCTGAAGCAAAATCTTTACCCCTGATTTAAAAGGCACTTACAATGCATTAGCCTTGTGGTAATTACTAGAAACTCAATTAGAAGAAACCGCTGTAGACCCAGACCAAACTGGAAGGCTTAAGTTGCAACGCTGGTAAATGGATTTGGAGTTAATTTAGTGAGTCAGAGGGTGAAACAGACATCAGTGATGTTTTAAGCTGCAACCTGAGCACTCGGAGCTCCGTACTGTGGGCTGATCTCCACTCCCAGTGTGACAATTTAAACTCTGGGAATTTGTTTTACACATCTATGTGCTGCGTTTTAGCACAGACAGCATGTCTGTGCATGTGACAATCCTAAGGTCAACCATTCGTTGTGTTTTTCGTCAGCGCTGTtttttctggtgtgtgttgtagACGTTACTGTCTACGCCTCCGGGCTTGTTCGGAATGGAAgtgatatattttattcatggcTCCTTGTATGTTCTCTAACATGCCTCCGGGCAATTTTATGAACTTAAGCACCGCCTGTCTCTTTTTAGTTAATGTCTATTTTTGCTGTTTTCCAGCgtctttttgtttcagtttcCAGTGATTTGTGCAGCGCagatgatgatgaaaacaatTCATTTGAGACTGATTGagattgaaacaaaaaaaatggagtTATATCATATACAATTGTGACCAAAATAATTGTACTGGGCGTGACATTTTTCCagttaaagaaaaaacttttttacaaTAATCCTAGAAAACGTTGCAGTAGCACTACCTCACCCCAACTTTCATTATCGATTGACGACTATTCTCGTGA belongs to Gasterosteus aculeatus chromosome 15, fGasAcu3.hap1.1, whole genome shotgun sequence and includes:
- the ctsl.1 gene encoding cathepsin L.1; its protein translation is MKLLLVAAALAAASCASCASISLEDLEFHAWKLKFGRSYNSPAEEAQRREIWLSNRKLVLVHNMLADQGIKSYRLGMTFFADMENEEYKSLISMGCLGTFNASLPRRGSAFFRLTKGADLPKSVDWRDKGYVTDVKDQKQCGSCWAFSATGSLEGQTFRKTGKLVSLSEQQLVDCSSSYGNMGCNGGLMDYAFKYIQDNGGIDTEDSYPYEAEDGQCRYNPANSGATCTGYVDVTQGDEDALKEAVATIGPVSVAIDASPPSFQLYDSGVYDEPQCSSSELDHGVLAVGYGSDNGRDYWLVKNSWGHGWGDKGYIMMTRNKHNQCGIATASSYPLV